The following are encoded together in the Cynocephalus volans isolate mCynVol1 chromosome 4, mCynVol1.pri, whole genome shotgun sequence genome:
- the SPATA19 gene encoding spermatogenesis-associated protein 19, mitochondrial, with translation MIITTWIVYILARKGVGFPFPPITSSDIDVAESEAISVVQHWLRKTEEEASQDIKRKMSINSPSQGSKEKTSTNVPPTHGQDVHVTRDMVKHHLSKSDLLAGQSQEVLEERTRIQFIRWSLTRIFQVPSEVTNEVIQDRIEQVRRSSRVSLLLVY, from the exons ATGATAATTACAACATGGATTGTGTACATTCTCGCCCGGAAAGGTGTAGGGTTCCCCTTCCCACCAATAACCAGTTCG GACATCGACGTTGCGGAAAGTGAGGCTATATCTGTAGTGCAGCATTGGTTGAGAAAA acagaagaagaggcttCCCAGGACATAAAGAGGAAGATGTCCATCAACTCCCCTTCCCAGGGCTCAAAGGAGAAGACATCCACCAACGTCCCTCCCACCCATGGCCAGGACGTACATGTGACCAGAGACATG GTGAAGCACCATCTCTCCAAGTCTGATCTGCTAGCAGGCCAGAGTCAAGAGGTCCTGGAGGAGAGGACAAGAATCCAGTTCATAAGATGGAG CCTCACGCGGATCTTCCAAGTGCCAAGTGAGGTGACGAATGAAGTCATACAAGATCGAATAGAGCAGGTGAGACGAAG TTCCCGGGTATCGCTGCTGCTGGTCTACTGA